A genomic stretch from Natronomonas gomsonensis includes:
- a CDS encoding tetratricopeptide repeat protein, with amino-acid sequence MVEEQAVSLFVNLAATGITAGSGVASRKARDVIRQRVHREDLEHVATEFSKSLRQSIADVDARTETNELTEVSDNWEAVIAELAGLPGDTSQPVEKQRERDQLEVLFRSDNGTDAVQEIVEAIATAKGFDIANTPQLREALTDAVAEAYREALVDFQHRIAGTDLADVFQQELGLHLSDQLEGAQQRLTTLTEIGEQLLTQDARNEGFRQLSPAYFQRAPVTPELSWRTTFSLADVAADIPAQRTGIEADTASSELLDSLETGTNRLVIGRAGSGKSTLCKQVAIEWYRDDETGPVFYRDTDRAGRRFESRDALRRAIEQGQGHALVVVEDVVRSDARAVLRVVEEYEDDPDVSFLLDARVSELDDEMGARAYDESMTRRTRAIIDDVTSYTLPVVSKADVQRVVDAFEDATGRTVSQSVTDLYETVRSEDVEGFGAFMLLAFHLPLGIDSIENDGRAATGLEGHVRSRYETIERPADEQSLRDLTQFNPNLLADVAVMVNLLNASGIGIHPELVHALGYEYGHDIDTHDEIAAIREALTGWFLYPVETGEQTRATHPLWSTLYLRVLAQDHADQQADSRRRSRSEPRTGRCLEALFRLFDELNHRESTAREFPQSSVVAEIETHSTETADDYVRSVMDLSREWPILGPLVGTSATARYALPECCPDSTRQQTRLSRAWAHLQNGSIDSAKSEYEAVLEQSQNLTERAKVSALAGLGTIAHQRGDPEKAKEIHEERLDICQSAGYPVGEAGALDSLGNISLVLGEYQTAEKHYQQSLELVQDIGFSLGEAQSLNNLGALAQEMREYRRAREYHQQSLDIYRESGSRRMQARVITALGSVAHSLGEFESAREYHQQSLAICRDIGDRLGEAKSIEGLGTVSEQAGDRQQAKQYYERSLELFDAIDDPRGKASSLTNLGDIAKERENIEQAEAYYRESLSLCRESGDRRGEAGTLNSLGIIARSRGDLEAANEYYHESLEIVRDINKRGDEAMVLTNLGNLAQERGNLEEATSYHEQRLDIYRDLDDSREVAASLSNLGDIAHSRGEFETATEYYQQSLDILRDLEDRKAEGALLERLGEIAGDGGQFVRARRYYQESLEIFQDIGTPADTVSIRVPLGTLALLLGEYHQARTHTEQSLEIARDLDHAPVESLCLNLLGEVAHQLGDYEAATEYLNRSLDIAREIGHSQGEARVLKTLGEVARSQQEYEDATEHYIQSLNSFRDLDDKRNQAEVLRDLGTALLLWGRLTDARTRFEESLDIDVEVENPRQEALYRGTFAAIDIAEGETETARNKRDEALSSLREMDLLPDELRVLRLHVQIEREYGDDEVARTLYQRARGRIEDSSLPLDHHRERLDDVSPQ; translated from the coding sequence ATGGTCGAAGAGCAGGCCGTCTCGCTTTTCGTCAATCTCGCTGCGACCGGAATCACTGCGGGGTCTGGGGTGGCGTCACGGAAGGCACGGGACGTGATTCGGCAACGGGTCCATCGAGAGGACCTCGAACATGTGGCAACCGAGTTCAGCAAATCACTGCGGCAGTCGATTGCCGACGTGGATGCACGGACGGAGACGAACGAACTCACAGAAGTCTCCGACAACTGGGAGGCCGTCATCGCCGAACTCGCGGGGCTGCCGGGGGACACCAGCCAGCCGGTCGAAAAGCAACGAGAGCGAGACCAACTCGAAGTTCTGTTCCGGTCCGATAACGGGACGGACGCAGTACAGGAAATCGTCGAGGCAATCGCGACGGCGAAAGGCTTCGATATCGCAAACACTCCACAACTGCGGGAGGCACTGACCGACGCCGTCGCCGAGGCGTACCGTGAGGCGCTGGTCGACTTCCAGCACCGCATCGCTGGAACTGACCTCGCTGACGTGTTCCAACAAGAGTTAGGACTGCATCTCTCGGACCAACTGGAGGGCGCCCAGCAACGACTGACGACACTAACCGAAATCGGCGAGCAGTTGCTCACACAGGACGCTCGCAACGAGGGGTTCCGCCAGCTGTCACCCGCGTACTTCCAGCGGGCACCGGTCACCCCCGAGTTGTCTTGGCGGACGACGTTCAGTCTCGCAGATGTCGCGGCAGATATCCCGGCACAGCGGACAGGTATCGAAGCGGACACTGCCAGTAGCGAACTGTTGGATTCGCTCGAAACAGGGACGAACCGACTGGTCATCGGTCGGGCCGGCAGCGGGAAAAGCACGCTCTGCAAGCAGGTCGCAATCGAGTGGTATCGCGATGACGAGACCGGGCCGGTGTTCTACCGTGACACAGACCGCGCGGGGAGGCGATTCGAGAGTCGCGACGCCCTTCGACGGGCTATCGAGCAGGGACAGGGTCACGCCCTCGTTGTCGTTGAAGATGTCGTGCGTTCGGACGCGAGAGCCGTACTGCGGGTGGTGGAGGAATACGAAGACGACCCGGATGTGAGCTTCCTTTTGGACGCTCGCGTCTCGGAACTGGACGATGAGATGGGGGCACGTGCCTACGACGAATCCATGACACGCCGGACGCGTGCGATTATCGACGACGTGACGTCATACACCCTGCCGGTGGTTTCAAAAGCAGACGTACAGCGGGTCGTCGATGCGTTCGAGGACGCCACCGGACGAACGGTCTCACAGTCGGTCACTGACCTATACGAGACGGTCCGCAGCGAGGATGTCGAAGGCTTCGGCGCGTTCATGCTCCTGGCATTTCACTTGCCACTGGGCATCGATTCGATAGAGAACGACGGCCGGGCAGCGACCGGCTTGGAGGGACACGTTCGGTCGCGGTACGAAACTATCGAACGGCCGGCCGATGAGCAGTCTCTCCGGGACCTCACACAGTTCAATCCCAACCTACTGGCAGACGTAGCCGTGATGGTGAACCTGTTGAACGCCAGTGGAATCGGCATCCATCCCGAGTTGGTCCACGCACTCGGGTACGAGTACGGACACGATATCGACACCCACGATGAGATTGCCGCGATTCGCGAGGCGCTGACGGGGTGGTTCCTCTATCCGGTCGAGACGGGGGAGCAAACACGCGCAACCCATCCCCTGTGGTCGACGCTGTATCTGCGTGTGCTGGCCCAAGACCATGCTGACCAGCAGGCCGACAGCCGACGGCGGAGTCGCTCTGAGCCACGGACCGGTCGGTGTCTGGAGGCCCTGTTTCGGCTCTTCGATGAACTCAACCACCGCGAATCGACGGCGCGGGAGTTTCCGCAGTCATCGGTGGTGGCGGAGATTGAAACCCACTCGACCGAGACGGCCGACGACTACGTCAGGTCGGTGATGGACCTCAGCCGTGAATGGCCGATTTTGGGTCCACTCGTTGGAACATCGGCGACGGCTCGCTATGCGTTGCCGGAGTGTTGTCCGGACAGCACCCGACAACAGACCCGCCTCAGTCGGGCGTGGGCACACCTCCAGAACGGCTCGATAGATAGCGCAAAATCGGAGTACGAGGCGGTCCTAGAGCAGTCACAGAACCTCACCGAAAGAGCCAAGGTTTCCGCTCTTGCGGGACTCGGAACCATCGCCCACCAACGGGGCGACCCGGAGAAGGCAAAAGAGATTCACGAGGAGCGTCTCGATATTTGCCAATCGGCCGGGTACCCCGTCGGTGAAGCCGGTGCTTTGGACAGCCTCGGGAACATCTCACTCGTGCTCGGAGAGTATCAGACAGCCGAAAAGCACTACCAACAAAGCCTCGAACTGGTCCAGGACATCGGATTCTCCCTCGGGGAGGCACAGAGCCTCAACAATCTGGGCGCACTCGCACAGGAGATGCGCGAGTACCGGAGGGCCCGAGAATACCACCAGCAAAGTCTCGACATCTATCGTGAGTCTGGGTCCCGTCGAATGCAGGCCCGCGTCATCACCGCACTCGGAAGCGTTGCCCACTCTCTCGGAGAGTTTGAGTCGGCCCGAGAGTACCACCAGCAAAGCCTCGCCATCTGTCGTGACATCGGTGACCGCTTGGGTGAAGCGAAAAGTATCGAAGGGCTCGGAACAGTGAGTGAACAGGCCGGGGACCGCCAGCAAGCCAAGCAATACTACGAACGAAGTCTCGAACTATTCGATGCGATTGATGACCCTCGCGGGAAAGCCTCTAGTCTCACAAACCTCGGCGATATCGCCAAGGAGCGCGAGAACATCGAGCAAGCCGAAGCGTACTACCGGGAGAGTCTGTCTCTCTGTCGTGAATCCGGTGACCGCCGAGGTGAGGCGGGAACCCTCAACAGCCTCGGTATTATCGCGCGATCACGCGGGGACCTCGAGGCAGCAAATGAGTACTATCACGAGAGTCTCGAAATCGTCCGTGACATCAATAAGCGCGGAGACGAGGCGATGGTACTCACCAATCTCGGAAATCTCGCGCAAGAACGCGGGAATCTTGAAGAAGCTACGTCCTACCACGAACAGCGACTCGACATCTACCGCGATCTCGACGACAGCCGAGAGGTAGCGGCGAGTCTTAGCAATCTGGGCGATATTGCACACAGTCGTGGGGAGTTCGAAACAGCCACTGAGTACTACCAGCAGAGCCTCGATATTCTCCGTGACCTCGAGGACCGCAAGGCCGAAGGGGCACTCCTTGAGCGTCTCGGTGAGATTGCCGGAGACGGTGGCCAGTTTGTGCGTGCCAGACGCTACTACCAAGAGAGTCTCGAAATTTTCCAGGACATCGGTACCCCAGCCGATACGGTATCCATTCGAGTCCCCCTCGGGACCCTCGCGCTTCTCTTGGGCGAGTACCACCAAGCGAGAACACATACCGAACAGAGTCTTGAAATCGCGAGAGATCTCGACCACGCTCCTGTAGAGAGTCTCTGCCTCAATCTTCTCGGGGAAGTCGCCCACCAACTGGGCGACTACGAGGCGGCGACCGAATATCTCAACCGGAGTCTGGACATCGCTCGAGAGATCGGACACAGCCAGGGAGAAGCCAGAGTGCTCAAAACGCTTGGAGAGGTGGCTCGGAGCCAACAGGAGTACGAGGACGCCACGGAGCACTACATACAGAGTCTCAACAGCTTTCGAGACCTCGACGATAAACGGAACCAAGCCGAGGTGCTGAGGGATTTGGGAACGGCGCTGCTACTGTGGGGTCGTCTCACCGACGCCCGGACTCGCTTCGAGGAGAGCCTCGATATCGACGTGGAAGTCGAGAATCCTCGGCAAGAGGCTCTGTATCGGGGTACATTCGCGGCTATCGATATCGCTGAAGGAGAGACTGAGACCGCACGAAACAAACGGGATGAAGCGCTTTCGTCGCTTCGCGAGATGGACCTCCTCCCTGATGAACTCCGAGTGCTCCGTCTCCACGTCCAAATCGAACGCGAGTATGGCGACGATGAGGTCGCCAGAACGCTCTACCAGCGGGCTCGTGGTCGAATCGAAGATTCGAGCCTGCCATTGGACCACCACCGCGAACGACTCGACGATGTCTCTCCACAGTGA
- a CDS encoding TRAM domain-containing protein codes for MELPDQLRSLFSTQIDATDDTYRIEIPKRDVELGTLQEHETYRVAIFSAPSSTADTDTTTDSTPDRAAPTPPVTEGETRNVEIEHLGDQGDGIARVERGYVVIVPDTDPGERVTIEITDVRENVAFAEVTERLSYYD; via the coding sequence ATGGAGCTTCCAGACCAACTACGGAGTCTGTTTTCCACCCAAATCGACGCCACCGACGACACCTATCGAATTGAGATTCCCAAACGAGACGTCGAACTCGGGACGCTACAGGAACACGAAACGTACCGCGTCGCCATCTTTTCGGCGCCCTCCTCGACGGCGGACACCGACACCACAACGGACTCGACGCCCGACCGTGCTGCGCCGACCCCACCGGTAACAGAGGGAGAGACACGCAACGTCGAAATCGAGCACCTCGGCGACCAGGGCGATGGCATCGCACGCGTCGAGCGGGGGTATGTCGTAATCGTCCCCGACACTGACCCCGGCGAGCGCGTCACCATCGAAATCACCGATGTCCGAGAGAACGTCGCCTTCGCAGAGGTTACCGAGCGACTCAGCTACTACGACTAG
- a CDS encoding DUF7562 family protein produces the protein MTSSTLWVGDADRQVTCIACGETLAREDAREYDKHGDRWNRDGKEFEYLCKPCHRECCHQNRDGLETTLVAADAGRTDRKTFLRRYCRSVADDAEPNWTES, from the coding sequence ATGACTTCCTCGACACTGTGGGTCGGTGATGCCGACCGGCAGGTGACTTGTATCGCCTGTGGTGAGACGCTTGCCCGTGAGGACGCCCGCGAGTACGACAAACACGGCGACCGCTGGAATCGCGACGGCAAGGAGTTCGAGTACCTCTGTAAGCCCTGCCACCGCGAGTGCTGTCACCAGAACCGCGATGGCCTTGAGACGACGCTGGTCGCAGCCGACGCCGGTCGAACCGACCGCAAAACGTTCCTCAGACGGTACTGCCGGTCGGTCGCTGATGACGCAGAACCGAACTGGACGGAATCATAA
- a CDS encoding NADH-quinone oxidoreductase subunit D gives MQQQQRSTLDRLVDETVTALPDDAIIGRTSHEHALAVVIRADCVHKVLSALRSEAGFDHCSCVTAQEYDDRFETVYHLTSYDDRTRELSVIVPTTKDDPVSESATSVYRTAEWHEREAYDLVGIEYDSHPDLRRILLPETWQGHPLSMDYDPSQSQVVPLREHANPIKEDRRQGDTMFLNIGPHHPSTHGVLHLEVVLDGEQVADVDPDIGYIHRCEEQMCQQGTYRHQIMPYPDRWDWGGAGLLNEWAYARTIEDLAGIEVPEYAQVIRTMSAELSRILSHLLFTAMYALDVSGEFTAAFMYGYRDREIVQDLLEDLTGQRLMFNYFRVGGVAWDIPEPRKEFFENVRAFTNDLPRKLSEYHDLLTSNEAFQVRCVDTGELPPDIAKQYGVTGPVARGSGIDYDIRRDDPYGYYDRLEWDVVTEDGCDNLARVLVRLREIEESAAIIDQCIDLLEAWPEEERTFQANVPRTLKPSGECYRAVEGAKGELGIYIRADGTETPARFKIRGPSFSNLSALPAMAEGEFVADLVATLGSLDTIMGEVDR, from the coding sequence ATGCAACAGCAACAACGCTCGACCCTCGACCGGCTCGTCGATGAGACGGTCACAGCCCTCCCCGATGACGCCATCATCGGCCGCACATCACACGAGCACGCTCTGGCAGTCGTAATCCGAGCGGACTGTGTTCATAAGGTCCTCTCGGCGCTCCGCTCGGAGGCGGGATTCGACCACTGCTCGTGTGTGACCGCCCAAGAGTACGACGACCGCTTCGAGACGGTGTATCATCTCACCAGCTACGATGACCGGACTCGCGAACTGTCAGTAATCGTTCCGACGACGAAGGACGACCCGGTCAGTGAGTCGGCCACGTCGGTCTACCGGACGGCCGAGTGGCACGAACGAGAAGCCTACGACCTCGTCGGCATCGAATACGACAGCCACCCCGACCTGCGCCGCATCCTGCTACCAGAAACCTGGCAAGGCCATCCGCTGTCGATGGATTACGACCCGAGCCAGTCACAGGTCGTGCCACTACGTGAGCATGCAAACCCCATCAAAGAGGACAGGAGGCAGGGTGATACGATGTTTCTCAACATCGGCCCACACCACCCTTCGACCCATGGTGTGCTCCATCTAGAGGTGGTCTTGGACGGTGAGCAAGTGGCCGACGTGGACCCCGACATCGGCTACATCCACCGCTGTGAGGAGCAGATGTGCCAGCAGGGAACCTACCGCCACCAAATCATGCCGTACCCTGACCGCTGGGACTGGGGCGGGGCGGGCCTCCTCAACGAGTGGGCGTACGCCCGCACCATCGAAGATTTGGCAGGTATCGAGGTCCCCGAGTACGCTCAAGTGATTCGGACGATGAGCGCCGAGCTGTCACGTATCCTCTCGCATTTGCTATTCACTGCGATGTATGCGCTGGATGTTAGTGGGGAGTTCACCGCTGCCTTCATGTACGGGTATCGGGACCGGGAAATCGTCCAAGACCTCCTAGAGGACCTCACCGGCCAGCGGCTGATGTTCAATTACTTCCGGGTTGGCGGGGTGGCCTGGGACATCCCTGAGCCGCGGAAGGAGTTCTTTGAGAACGTGCGCGCCTTCACCAACGACCTCCCGCGGAAGCTCAGCGAGTATCATGACCTGCTGACGAGCAACGAAGCCTTCCAAGTCCGCTGTGTTGACACCGGCGAGCTGCCACCTGACATTGCAAAGCAATACGGGGTCACCGGGCCGGTTGCCCGCGGCTCCGGTATCGACTACGACATCCGGCGGGACGACCCCTACGGCTACTACGACCGTCTTGAGTGGGATGTGGTCACCGAGGACGGCTGTGACAACCTCGCTCGCGTTCTTGTCCGACTGCGGGAAATCGAGGAGTCGGCAGCCATCATCGATCAGTGTATCGACTTGCTCGAAGCGTGGCCCGAAGAGGAGCGTACGTTTCAGGCCAACGTGCCACGGACGCTGAAGCCCTCCGGCGAGTGCTACAGGGCCGTCGAGGGCGCCAAGGGAGAACTCGGTATCTACATCCGGGCCGACGGAACCGAGACGCCCGCACGGTTCAAAATTCGTGGACCGTCGTTCTCGAACCTCTCGGCGCTTCCGGCGATGGCTGAAGGGGAGTTCGTCGCCGACCTCGTTGCGACCCTCGGGAGTCTCGACACCATCATGGGGGAGGTCGATCGGTGA